One window of Amaranthus tricolor cultivar Red isolate AtriRed21 chromosome 13, ASM2621246v1, whole genome shotgun sequence genomic DNA carries:
- the LOC130798705 gene encoding polygalacturonase At1g48100, translated as MGKFHLTLLFLVYACAFSSSYARHHKHSFKRHKHGHHYSPPSSGISLPPSPQPDEPPAAAPVYAPSGFFDVRSFGAVGDGIVDDTEAFKAAWDAACSSADNSVLLAPSGHTFMIQSTIFTGPCQSELVFQIDGSVVPPDGPEEWPKNLSKHQWLVFYRVQGMSLQGGGRIDGRGEKWWELPCKPHKGPNGTTLAGPCESPIAIRFFQSSNLTVKGLKIQNSPQFHFRFDVCHNVHIESIHITAPTLSPNTDGIHIENTNNVQIYNSFISNGDDCVSIGSGCYDVDIRNITCAHGHGISIGSLGNHNSRACVHNITVRDSLIRETSNGVRIKTWQGGSGAVSGVTFDNIRMDTVRNPIIIDQFYCLGKGCNNQSSAVFVNDILYSGLKGTYDVRSPPMHFACSDAIPCSNITLADIELLPAVGEMVLDPFCWNAYGYLESLTIPPVSCLQEGIPPQPILESGIDHC; from the exons ATGGGTAAATTCCATCTAACATTGTTGTTTTTAGTATATGCTTGTGCATTTTCTAGCTCTTATGCTAGACACCATAAACACTCGTTTAAACGACACAAGCATGGACATCATTATTCTCCTCCATCATCGGGGATTTCATTGCCACCTTCTCCTCAGCCCGATGAGCCTCCGGCTGCTGCACCAGTTTATGCTCCTAGCGGGTTTTTTGATGTTAGGAGTTTCGGTGCTGTGGGCGATGGGATTGTAGATGATACGGAGGCTTTTAAGGCTGCTTGGGATGCTGCTTGTAGTAGTGCTGATAATTCTGTGTTACTTGCTCCTAGTGGGCACACTTTCATGATTCAGTCTACTATCTTCACTGGGCCTTGTCAAAGTGAGCTTGTTTTTCAG ATTGATGGGTCAGTGGTTCCACCAGATGGACCCGAAGAATGGCCCAAGAACCTTAGTAAGCATCAGTGGTTAGTATTCTACAGAGTGCAGGGGATGTCACTCCAAGGAGGCGGTCGAATTGACGGAAGGGGAGAAAAGTGGTGGGAGCTTCCTTGCAAGCCCCACAAGGGACCTAATGGAACCACACTGGCTGGCCCTTGTGAAAGTCctatt GCCATTAGATTCTTTCAGAGTTCTAACTTAACAGTCAAAGGCCTTAAAATTCAGAATAGCCCTCAATTTCATTTCAGGTTTGATGTTTGTCACAATGTTCACATCGAGTCGATTCATATCACAGCTCCGACCTTGAGTCCTAACACCGATGGCATTCATATTGAAAACACCAACAATGTCCAAATATATAATTCCTTCATTTCCAATG GCGATGATTGTGTTTCAATCGGCTCTGGTTGCTATGATGTAGACATTCGAAATATCACTTGTGCACATGGTCATGGGATTAG TATTGGGAGCCTAGGGAACCACAATTCAAGGGCATGTGTGCACAATATCACAGTCCGAGACTCACTAATTAGAGAAACCAGCAACGGAGTAAGGATCAAGACATGGCAAGGAGGTTCCGGGGCAGTATCAGGGGTGACATTCGACAATATTCGTATGGACACCGTAAGGAATCCCATCATAATTGATCAATTCTACTGCCTAGGAAAAGGGTGTAACAACCAATCTTCTGCTGTTTTCGTGAACGACATTCTGTATTCCGGCCTTAAGGGCACCTACGACGTTAGAAGTCCTCCTATGCACTTTGCGTGCAGTGACGCAATCCCTTGTTCCAACATCACGCTTGCTGATATCGAGCTTCTTCCTGCTGTTGGCGAAATGGTGTTGGATCCCTTCTGTTGGAACGCTTATGGTTATTTAGAGTCGCTCACGATTCCTCCTGTATCGTGCTTGCAAGAGGGTATCCCGCCTCAACCGATCTTGGAAAGTGGCATCGATCATTGCTGA